A single window of Cololabis saira isolate AMF1-May2022 chromosome 24, fColSai1.1, whole genome shotgun sequence DNA harbors:
- the atp11a gene encoding phospholipid-transporting ATPase IH isoform X3 — MGMDFSTLRTLISRYCVGEENWVDNRTVYIGHKEPPPGTEAFIQQRYPDNRIVSSKYTFWNFIPKNMFEQFRRVANFYFLIIFLVQLIIDTPTSPVTSGLPLFFVITVTAVKQGYEDWLRHKADNSVNHCPVHVVQHGKVVRKQSRKLRVGDVVLVKEDESFPCDLILLSSSRDDGTCFVTTASLDGESSHKTYYAVQDTKAYNTEQEVDSIHATIECEQPQPDLYKFVGRVNVYMNNEPVARPLGSENLLLRGATLKNTEYIYAVAIYTGMETKMALNYQSKSQKRSAVEKSMNAYLVVYLCILISKALINTVLKYVWQADPNRDEPFYNDRTETERQRHILIRAFTDFLAFMVLFNYIIPVSMYVTVEMQKFLGSYFIMWDDEMFDEELKERAVVNTSDLNEELGQVEYIFTDKTGTLTENNMEFIECCVDGHVYVPHAICNGQVMPGAAGMDMIDTSPGPEAKEHEELFFRALCLCHTVQVKEEETVDGIKHGIHQGKSTSFYISSSPDEVALVEGMKRLGFTYLRLKDGQMEILNRDDEIERFELLEVLTFDSVRRRMSVIVRARNGEVYLFCKGADSSIFPRVISGKVDEVKARVEHNAVEGLRTLCVAYRPLSTEQYEQVCHQLSMAKLALQDRDKRLAEAYDLIETDLILLGATAVEDRLQEKAADTIESLHKAGMKVWVLTGDKMETAAATCYASKLFHRHTQILELTTKRTEEQSLHDVLFDLSRTVLRHYGEITRDISGLSGDCTDYGLIIDGATLSAVMRPGQEDSNSGNYKEIFLEICRNCSAVLCCRMAPLQKAQIVKMIKASKEHPITLAVGDGANDVSMILEAHVGIGIMGKEGRQAVRNSDYAIPKFKHLKKMLLVHGHYYYIRISELVQYFFYKNVCFIFPQFLYQFFCGFSQQPLYDTAYLTLYNISFTSLPILLYSLMEQHINMDILKKDPSLYRDIAKNSLLRWRIFIYWTVLGVYDAIVMFFGAYFLFDNTTFTSNGQLMTSNTQMMFGNWTFGTLVFTVLVFTVTFKLVLDTHYWTWINHFVIWGSLVFFVVFSLLWGGIIWPFLNYQRMYYVFMQMLSSGPAWLSIILLITASLLPDVVKKVICRALWPTTTERIQNADKLYKGQLSEFTPLASLHAPPKAGRHRRGSENQRNELNPRRNNWCCLCANLLSRNTP; from the exons TTGGACATAAAGAGCCTCCTCCAGGAACGGAGGCCTTCATACAACAAAGATATCCTGACAACAGAATAGTGTCTTCCAAG TACACATTTTGGAACTTCATCCCCAAGAACATGTTTGAGCAGTTCAGAAGGGTCGCCAACTTTTACTTTCTCATCATATTTCTGGTTCAG TTGATCATCGACACCCCCACGAGTCCAGTCACGAGCGGACTGCCTCTCTTCTTTGTCATCACAGTCACGGCCGTAAAACAG GGATATGAGGACTGGTTGAGACACAAAGCAGACAATTCTGTCAACCACTGTCCCGTCCACGTGGTGCAGCATGGGAAAGTGGTCCGCAAGCAGAGTCGCAAGCTCAGG GTTGGAGACGTGGTCTTGGTGAAAGAGGATGAGTCTTTTCCATGCGAtctcatccttctttcctcgtcTCGAGATGATGGGACATGTTTTGTTACGACAGCCAGCCTGGATGGAGAGAGCAGCCACAAG ACGTATTATGCAGTTCAGGACACCAAAGCTTACAACACAGAGCAGGAGGTGGACTCCATCCATGCCACTATTGAATGTGAACAACCTCAGCCAGACCTGTACAA ATTTGTGGGCCGCGTCAACGTCTACATGAACAATGAGCCAGTGGCCAG GCCACTGGGATCCGAGAACCTGCTGCTCCGAGGAGCCACACTCAAGAACACTGAATACATCTAtg CTGTTGCCATCTACACTGGCATGGAAACCAAGATGGCTCTGAACTACCAGTCCAAGTCTCAGAAAAGATCCGCGGTGGAAAA ATCAATGAATGCGTACCTGGTGGTGTACCTGTGCATCCTCATCAGCAAAGCCCTCATCAACACGGTGCTAAAGTACGTGTGGCAGGCCGACCCCAACAGAGACGAGCCCTTTTACAACGACAGGACGGAAACTGAGAGGCAGAGACACATC CTTATCAGGGCGTTCACAGACTTTTTGGCCTTTATGGTTCTCTTCAACTACATCATTCCCGTCTCGATGTACGTTACCGTGGAAATGCAGAAGTTCCTGGGCTCCTACTTCATCATGTGGGATGACGAGATGTTTGATGAGGAGCTGAAAGAGAGAGCCGTGGTCAACACATCAGACCTGAATGAGGAGCTGGGGCAG GTGGAATATATATTCACAGACAAGACGGGGACTTTGACAGAGAACAACATGGAGTTCATCGAGTGTTGTGTGGATGGACACGTTTATGTTCCTCATGCCATCTGTAATGGACAG GTGATGCCTGGTGCTGCTGGTATGGACATGATTGACACATCGCCTGGACCTGAAGCCAAG GAGCACGAGGAGCTGTTTTTCCGTGCGTTGTGTCTGTGCCACACGGTGCAGGTGAAAGAGGAGGAGACGGTAGACGGGATCAAGCATGGCATTCACCAGGGAAAGTCCACTTCCTTCTACATTTCCTCATCTCCAGACGAGGTGGCGCTAGTGGAGGGCATGAAGAG GCTTGGTTTCACCTATCTGAGACTGAAGGACGGTCAGATGGAAATCTTAAATCGGGATGATGAGATAGAAAG GTTTGAGCTGCTAGAAGTTTTGACATTTGATTCAGTCAGACGAAGGATGAGCGTCATTGTCAGGGCCAGGAACG GAGAGGTGTATCTGTTCTGTAAAGGTGCCGACTCCTCCATATTCCCCAGAGTTATCTCAGGCAAGGTGGATGAGGTCAAAGCTCGGGTGGAGCACAACGCAGTG GAGGGTCTGAGGACACTTTGTGTGGCTTATCGGCCTCTGAGCACAGAACAGTACGAGCAGGTCTGTCATCAGCTGAGCATGGCCAAGTTGGCGCTACAGGACAGAGACAAACGCCTGGCCGAGGCTTACGACCTCATTGAGACTGACCTCATACTGCTGGGAGCCACTGCAGTGGAGGACAG GTTGCAAGAAAAAGCAGCCGACACCATCGAGTCCCTCCACAAGGCTGGTATGAAGGTGTGGGTGCTGACCGGGGATAAGATGGAGACCGCGGCTGCAACCTGCTATGCCAGCAAGCTGTTTCACCGCCACACCCAGATCCTGGAGCTGACCACCAAGCGTACGGAGGAGCAGAGCCTTCATGATGTCCTGTTTGACCTGAGCAGGACAGTCCTCAGACATTATGGAGAAATAACCAGGGACATCTCTGG GTTGTCGGGTGACTGTACTGACTATGGCCTAATAATTGATGGAGCCACCCTCTCCGCGGTGATGAGGCCCGGACAGGAAGACTCAAACTCAGGGAATTATAAAGAGATCTTCCTGGAAATCTGCCGTAACTGCAGTGCAGTCCTCTGCTGTCGAATGGCGCCGCTTCAGAAAGCGCAG ATTGTCAAGATGATCAAAGCCTCCAAAGAGCACCCAATCACGCTGGCCGTTGGAGACGGTGCGAATGATGTCAGCATGATCCTGGAGGCCCATGTTGGCATTG GTATTATGGGTAAGGAGGGACGCCAGGCGGTGAGAAACAGTGATTACGCCATCCCAAAGTTTAAACACCTCAAAAAGATGCTGCTCGTCCATGGACACTACTACTACATACGCATCTCAGAGCTTGTGCAATACTTCTTCTACAAG aatgtgtgtttcatcttcccccagttcctCTACCAGTTCTTCTGTGGCTTCTCTCAACAA CCGCTGTACGATACAGCCTACTTGACTCTGTACAACATCAGCTTCACGTCGCTGCCCATCCTGCTCTACAGTCTTATGGAGCAGCACATTAATATGGACATCCTGAAGAAGGATCCCTCTCTCTATAG AGATATTGCGAAGAACTCTTTGTTGAGGTGGCGCATCTTCATATATTGGACGGTCCTGGGTGTATACGATGCCATCGTGATGTTTTTCGGGGCTTACTTCCTGTTTGACAACACCACGTTCACCAGCAACGGACAG CTAATGACAAGCAACACACAGATG ATGTTTGGAAACTGGACGTTTGGGACGCTGGTCTTCACTGTGCTCGTCTTCACTGTTACATTCAAG TTGGTTCTGGACACGCATTACTGGACATGGATCAACCATTTTGTCATCTGGGGCTCACTGGTCTTCTTTGTGGTCTTCTCTCTCTTGTGGGGTGGAATTATCTG GCCTTTCCTCAACTACCAGAGGATGTATTACGTGTTCATGCAGATGCTGTCCAGCGGTCCAGCCTGGCTCAGTATAATCCTGCTGATAACAGCCAGTCTGCTGCCAGATGTGGTGAAGAAAGTGATCTGCAGGGCTCTGTGGCCCACCACGACTGAACGCATACAG AATGCTGACAAACTCTACAAGGGCCAGCTGTCGGAGTTCACCCCTCTGGCGTCTCTCCACGCCCCACCCAAGGCTGGCAGGCACCGGCGAGGCTCAGAAAACCAAAGGAACGAGCTGAACCCCCGAAG GAATAACTGGTGTTGCCTGTGTGCAAACTTATTATCCAGAAACACTCCCTAG
- the atp11a gene encoding phospholipid-transporting ATPase IH isoform X2 produces the protein MGMDFSTLRTLISRYCVGEENWVDNRTVYIGHKEPPPGTEAFIQQRYPDNRIVSSKYTFWNFIPKNMFEQFRRVANFYFLIIFLVQLIIDTPTSPVTSGLPLFFVITVTAVKQGYEDWLRHKADNSVNHCPVHVVQHGKVVRKQSRKLRVGDVVLVKEDESFPCDLILLSSSRDDGTCFVTTASLDGESSHKTYYAVQDTKAYNTEQEVDSIHATIECEQPQPDLYKFVGRVNVYMNNEPVARPLGSENLLLRGATLKNTEYIYAVAIYTGMETKMALNYQSKSQKRSAVEKSMNAYLVVYLCILISKALINTVLKYVWQADPNRDEPFYNDRTETERQRHILIRAFTDFLAFMVLFNYIIPVSMYVTVEMQKFLGSYFIMWDDEMFDEELKERAVVNTSDLNEELGQVEYIFTDKTGTLTENNMEFIECCVDGHVYVPHAICNGQVMPGAAGMDMIDTSPGPEAKEHEELFFRALCLCHTVQVKEEETVDGIKHGIHQGKSTSFYISSSPDEVALVEGMKRLGFTYLRLKDGQMEILNRDDEIERFELLEVLTFDSVRRRMSVIVRARNGEVYLFCKGADSSIFPRVISGKVDEVKARVEHNAVEGLRTLCVAYRPLSTEQYEQVCHQLSMAKLALQDRDKRLAEAYDLIETDLILLGATAVEDRLQEKAADTIESLHKAGMKVWVLTGDKMETAAATCYASKLFHRHTQILELTTKRTEEQSLHDVLFDLSRTVLRHYGEITRDISGLSGDCTDYGLIIDGATLSAVMRPGQEDSNSGNYKEIFLEICRNCSAVLCCRMAPLQKAQIVKMIKASKEHPITLAVGDGANDVSMILEAHVGIGIMGKEGRQAVRNSDYAIPKFKHLKKMLLVHGHYYYIRISELVQYFFYKNVCFIFPQFLYQFFCGFSQQPLYDTAYLTLYNISFTSLPILLYSLMEQHINMDILKKDPSLYRDIAKNSLLRWRIFIYWTVLGVYDAIVMFFGAYFLFDNTTFTSNGQMFGNWTFGTLVFTVLVFTVTFKLVLDTHYWTWINHFVIWGSLVFFVVFSLLWGGIIWPFLNYQRMYYVFMQMLSSGPAWLSIILLITASLLPDVVKKVICRALWPTTTERIQNADKLYKGQLSEFTPLASLHAPPKAGRHRRGSENQRNELNPRRSEPFNKKVMFTRWQRTPDYSTFSPLLRFADGSCRYIPANAYSEAGPETSV, from the exons TTGGACATAAAGAGCCTCCTCCAGGAACGGAGGCCTTCATACAACAAAGATATCCTGACAACAGAATAGTGTCTTCCAAG TACACATTTTGGAACTTCATCCCCAAGAACATGTTTGAGCAGTTCAGAAGGGTCGCCAACTTTTACTTTCTCATCATATTTCTGGTTCAG TTGATCATCGACACCCCCACGAGTCCAGTCACGAGCGGACTGCCTCTCTTCTTTGTCATCACAGTCACGGCCGTAAAACAG GGATATGAGGACTGGTTGAGACACAAAGCAGACAATTCTGTCAACCACTGTCCCGTCCACGTGGTGCAGCATGGGAAAGTGGTCCGCAAGCAGAGTCGCAAGCTCAGG GTTGGAGACGTGGTCTTGGTGAAAGAGGATGAGTCTTTTCCATGCGAtctcatccttctttcctcgtcTCGAGATGATGGGACATGTTTTGTTACGACAGCCAGCCTGGATGGAGAGAGCAGCCACAAG ACGTATTATGCAGTTCAGGACACCAAAGCTTACAACACAGAGCAGGAGGTGGACTCCATCCATGCCACTATTGAATGTGAACAACCTCAGCCAGACCTGTACAA ATTTGTGGGCCGCGTCAACGTCTACATGAACAATGAGCCAGTGGCCAG GCCACTGGGATCCGAGAACCTGCTGCTCCGAGGAGCCACACTCAAGAACACTGAATACATCTAtg CTGTTGCCATCTACACTGGCATGGAAACCAAGATGGCTCTGAACTACCAGTCCAAGTCTCAGAAAAGATCCGCGGTGGAAAA ATCAATGAATGCGTACCTGGTGGTGTACCTGTGCATCCTCATCAGCAAAGCCCTCATCAACACGGTGCTAAAGTACGTGTGGCAGGCCGACCCCAACAGAGACGAGCCCTTTTACAACGACAGGACGGAAACTGAGAGGCAGAGACACATC CTTATCAGGGCGTTCACAGACTTTTTGGCCTTTATGGTTCTCTTCAACTACATCATTCCCGTCTCGATGTACGTTACCGTGGAAATGCAGAAGTTCCTGGGCTCCTACTTCATCATGTGGGATGACGAGATGTTTGATGAGGAGCTGAAAGAGAGAGCCGTGGTCAACACATCAGACCTGAATGAGGAGCTGGGGCAG GTGGAATATATATTCACAGACAAGACGGGGACTTTGACAGAGAACAACATGGAGTTCATCGAGTGTTGTGTGGATGGACACGTTTATGTTCCTCATGCCATCTGTAATGGACAG GTGATGCCTGGTGCTGCTGGTATGGACATGATTGACACATCGCCTGGACCTGAAGCCAAG GAGCACGAGGAGCTGTTTTTCCGTGCGTTGTGTCTGTGCCACACGGTGCAGGTGAAAGAGGAGGAGACGGTAGACGGGATCAAGCATGGCATTCACCAGGGAAAGTCCACTTCCTTCTACATTTCCTCATCTCCAGACGAGGTGGCGCTAGTGGAGGGCATGAAGAG GCTTGGTTTCACCTATCTGAGACTGAAGGACGGTCAGATGGAAATCTTAAATCGGGATGATGAGATAGAAAG GTTTGAGCTGCTAGAAGTTTTGACATTTGATTCAGTCAGACGAAGGATGAGCGTCATTGTCAGGGCCAGGAACG GAGAGGTGTATCTGTTCTGTAAAGGTGCCGACTCCTCCATATTCCCCAGAGTTATCTCAGGCAAGGTGGATGAGGTCAAAGCTCGGGTGGAGCACAACGCAGTG GAGGGTCTGAGGACACTTTGTGTGGCTTATCGGCCTCTGAGCACAGAACAGTACGAGCAGGTCTGTCATCAGCTGAGCATGGCCAAGTTGGCGCTACAGGACAGAGACAAACGCCTGGCCGAGGCTTACGACCTCATTGAGACTGACCTCATACTGCTGGGAGCCACTGCAGTGGAGGACAG GTTGCAAGAAAAAGCAGCCGACACCATCGAGTCCCTCCACAAGGCTGGTATGAAGGTGTGGGTGCTGACCGGGGATAAGATGGAGACCGCGGCTGCAACCTGCTATGCCAGCAAGCTGTTTCACCGCCACACCCAGATCCTGGAGCTGACCACCAAGCGTACGGAGGAGCAGAGCCTTCATGATGTCCTGTTTGACCTGAGCAGGACAGTCCTCAGACATTATGGAGAAATAACCAGGGACATCTCTGG GTTGTCGGGTGACTGTACTGACTATGGCCTAATAATTGATGGAGCCACCCTCTCCGCGGTGATGAGGCCCGGACAGGAAGACTCAAACTCAGGGAATTATAAAGAGATCTTCCTGGAAATCTGCCGTAACTGCAGTGCAGTCCTCTGCTGTCGAATGGCGCCGCTTCAGAAAGCGCAG ATTGTCAAGATGATCAAAGCCTCCAAAGAGCACCCAATCACGCTGGCCGTTGGAGACGGTGCGAATGATGTCAGCATGATCCTGGAGGCCCATGTTGGCATTG GTATTATGGGTAAGGAGGGACGCCAGGCGGTGAGAAACAGTGATTACGCCATCCCAAAGTTTAAACACCTCAAAAAGATGCTGCTCGTCCATGGACACTACTACTACATACGCATCTCAGAGCTTGTGCAATACTTCTTCTACAAG aatgtgtgtttcatcttcccccagttcctCTACCAGTTCTTCTGTGGCTTCTCTCAACAA CCGCTGTACGATACAGCCTACTTGACTCTGTACAACATCAGCTTCACGTCGCTGCCCATCCTGCTCTACAGTCTTATGGAGCAGCACATTAATATGGACATCCTGAAGAAGGATCCCTCTCTCTATAG AGATATTGCGAAGAACTCTTTGTTGAGGTGGCGCATCTTCATATATTGGACGGTCCTGGGTGTATACGATGCCATCGTGATGTTTTTCGGGGCTTACTTCCTGTTTGACAACACCACGTTCACCAGCAACGGACAG ATGTTTGGAAACTGGACGTTTGGGACGCTGGTCTTCACTGTGCTCGTCTTCACTGTTACATTCAAG TTGGTTCTGGACACGCATTACTGGACATGGATCAACCATTTTGTCATCTGGGGCTCACTGGTCTTCTTTGTGGTCTTCTCTCTCTTGTGGGGTGGAATTATCTG GCCTTTCCTCAACTACCAGAGGATGTATTACGTGTTCATGCAGATGCTGTCCAGCGGTCCAGCCTGGCTCAGTATAATCCTGCTGATAACAGCCAGTCTGCTGCCAGATGTGGTGAAGAAAGTGATCTGCAGGGCTCTGTGGCCCACCACGACTGAACGCATACAG AATGCTGACAAACTCTACAAGGGCCAGCTGTCGGAGTTCACCCCTCTGGCGTCTCTCCACGCCCCACCCAAGGCTGGCAGGCACCGGCGAGGCTCAGAAAACCAAAGGAACGAGCTGAACCCCCGAAGGTCTGAACCCTTTAACAAGAAAGTCATGTTCACACGCTGGCAAAGAACGCCAGACTACAGCACCTTCAGTCCCCTCCTCCGATTTGCGGATGGCTCCTGCCGCTATATCCCGGCGAATGCCTACAGCGAGGCAGGGCCTGAGACCTCAGtctaa
- the atp11a gene encoding phospholipid-transporting ATPase IH isoform X1, producing the protein MGMDFSTLRTLISRYCVGEENWVDNRTVYIGHKEPPPGTEAFIQQRYPDNRIVSSKYTFWNFIPKNMFEQFRRVANFYFLIIFLVQLIIDTPTSPVTSGLPLFFVITVTAVKQGYEDWLRHKADNSVNHCPVHVVQHGKVVRKQSRKLRVGDVVLVKEDESFPCDLILLSSSRDDGTCFVTTASLDGESSHKTYYAVQDTKAYNTEQEVDSIHATIECEQPQPDLYKFVGRVNVYMNNEPVARPLGSENLLLRGATLKNTEYIYAVAIYTGMETKMALNYQSKSQKRSAVEKSMNAYLVVYLCILISKALINTVLKYVWQADPNRDEPFYNDRTETERQRHILIRAFTDFLAFMVLFNYIIPVSMYVTVEMQKFLGSYFIMWDDEMFDEELKERAVVNTSDLNEELGQVEYIFTDKTGTLTENNMEFIECCVDGHVYVPHAICNGQVMPGAAGMDMIDTSPGPEAKEHEELFFRALCLCHTVQVKEEETVDGIKHGIHQGKSTSFYISSSPDEVALVEGMKRLGFTYLRLKDGQMEILNRDDEIERFELLEVLTFDSVRRRMSVIVRARNGEVYLFCKGADSSIFPRVISGKVDEVKARVEHNAVEGLRTLCVAYRPLSTEQYEQVCHQLSMAKLALQDRDKRLAEAYDLIETDLILLGATAVEDRLQEKAADTIESLHKAGMKVWVLTGDKMETAAATCYASKLFHRHTQILELTTKRTEEQSLHDVLFDLSRTVLRHYGEITRDISGLSGDCTDYGLIIDGATLSAVMRPGQEDSNSGNYKEIFLEICRNCSAVLCCRMAPLQKAQIVKMIKASKEHPITLAVGDGANDVSMILEAHVGIGIMGKEGRQAVRNSDYAIPKFKHLKKMLLVHGHYYYIRISELVQYFFYKNVCFIFPQFLYQFFCGFSQQPLYDTAYLTLYNISFTSLPILLYSLMEQHINMDILKKDPSLYRDIAKNSLLRWRIFIYWTVLGVYDAIVMFFGAYFLFDNTTFTSNGQLMTSNTQMMFGNWTFGTLVFTVLVFTVTFKLVLDTHYWTWINHFVIWGSLVFFVVFSLLWGGIIWPFLNYQRMYYVFMQMLSSGPAWLSIILLITASLLPDVVKKVICRALWPTTTERIQNADKLYKGQLSEFTPLASLHAPPKAGRHRRGSENQRNELNPRRSEPFNKKVMFTRWQRTPDYSTFSPLLRFADGSCRYIPANAYSEAGPETSV; encoded by the exons TTGGACATAAAGAGCCTCCTCCAGGAACGGAGGCCTTCATACAACAAAGATATCCTGACAACAGAATAGTGTCTTCCAAG TACACATTTTGGAACTTCATCCCCAAGAACATGTTTGAGCAGTTCAGAAGGGTCGCCAACTTTTACTTTCTCATCATATTTCTGGTTCAG TTGATCATCGACACCCCCACGAGTCCAGTCACGAGCGGACTGCCTCTCTTCTTTGTCATCACAGTCACGGCCGTAAAACAG GGATATGAGGACTGGTTGAGACACAAAGCAGACAATTCTGTCAACCACTGTCCCGTCCACGTGGTGCAGCATGGGAAAGTGGTCCGCAAGCAGAGTCGCAAGCTCAGG GTTGGAGACGTGGTCTTGGTGAAAGAGGATGAGTCTTTTCCATGCGAtctcatccttctttcctcgtcTCGAGATGATGGGACATGTTTTGTTACGACAGCCAGCCTGGATGGAGAGAGCAGCCACAAG ACGTATTATGCAGTTCAGGACACCAAAGCTTACAACACAGAGCAGGAGGTGGACTCCATCCATGCCACTATTGAATGTGAACAACCTCAGCCAGACCTGTACAA ATTTGTGGGCCGCGTCAACGTCTACATGAACAATGAGCCAGTGGCCAG GCCACTGGGATCCGAGAACCTGCTGCTCCGAGGAGCCACACTCAAGAACACTGAATACATCTAtg CTGTTGCCATCTACACTGGCATGGAAACCAAGATGGCTCTGAACTACCAGTCCAAGTCTCAGAAAAGATCCGCGGTGGAAAA ATCAATGAATGCGTACCTGGTGGTGTACCTGTGCATCCTCATCAGCAAAGCCCTCATCAACACGGTGCTAAAGTACGTGTGGCAGGCCGACCCCAACAGAGACGAGCCCTTTTACAACGACAGGACGGAAACTGAGAGGCAGAGACACATC CTTATCAGGGCGTTCACAGACTTTTTGGCCTTTATGGTTCTCTTCAACTACATCATTCCCGTCTCGATGTACGTTACCGTGGAAATGCAGAAGTTCCTGGGCTCCTACTTCATCATGTGGGATGACGAGATGTTTGATGAGGAGCTGAAAGAGAGAGCCGTGGTCAACACATCAGACCTGAATGAGGAGCTGGGGCAG GTGGAATATATATTCACAGACAAGACGGGGACTTTGACAGAGAACAACATGGAGTTCATCGAGTGTTGTGTGGATGGACACGTTTATGTTCCTCATGCCATCTGTAATGGACAG GTGATGCCTGGTGCTGCTGGTATGGACATGATTGACACATCGCCTGGACCTGAAGCCAAG GAGCACGAGGAGCTGTTTTTCCGTGCGTTGTGTCTGTGCCACACGGTGCAGGTGAAAGAGGAGGAGACGGTAGACGGGATCAAGCATGGCATTCACCAGGGAAAGTCCACTTCCTTCTACATTTCCTCATCTCCAGACGAGGTGGCGCTAGTGGAGGGCATGAAGAG GCTTGGTTTCACCTATCTGAGACTGAAGGACGGTCAGATGGAAATCTTAAATCGGGATGATGAGATAGAAAG GTTTGAGCTGCTAGAAGTTTTGACATTTGATTCAGTCAGACGAAGGATGAGCGTCATTGTCAGGGCCAGGAACG GAGAGGTGTATCTGTTCTGTAAAGGTGCCGACTCCTCCATATTCCCCAGAGTTATCTCAGGCAAGGTGGATGAGGTCAAAGCTCGGGTGGAGCACAACGCAGTG GAGGGTCTGAGGACACTTTGTGTGGCTTATCGGCCTCTGAGCACAGAACAGTACGAGCAGGTCTGTCATCAGCTGAGCATGGCCAAGTTGGCGCTACAGGACAGAGACAAACGCCTGGCCGAGGCTTACGACCTCATTGAGACTGACCTCATACTGCTGGGAGCCACTGCAGTGGAGGACAG GTTGCAAGAAAAAGCAGCCGACACCATCGAGTCCCTCCACAAGGCTGGTATGAAGGTGTGGGTGCTGACCGGGGATAAGATGGAGACCGCGGCTGCAACCTGCTATGCCAGCAAGCTGTTTCACCGCCACACCCAGATCCTGGAGCTGACCACCAAGCGTACGGAGGAGCAGAGCCTTCATGATGTCCTGTTTGACCTGAGCAGGACAGTCCTCAGACATTATGGAGAAATAACCAGGGACATCTCTGG GTTGTCGGGTGACTGTACTGACTATGGCCTAATAATTGATGGAGCCACCCTCTCCGCGGTGATGAGGCCCGGACAGGAAGACTCAAACTCAGGGAATTATAAAGAGATCTTCCTGGAAATCTGCCGTAACTGCAGTGCAGTCCTCTGCTGTCGAATGGCGCCGCTTCAGAAAGCGCAG ATTGTCAAGATGATCAAAGCCTCCAAAGAGCACCCAATCACGCTGGCCGTTGGAGACGGTGCGAATGATGTCAGCATGATCCTGGAGGCCCATGTTGGCATTG GTATTATGGGTAAGGAGGGACGCCAGGCGGTGAGAAACAGTGATTACGCCATCCCAAAGTTTAAACACCTCAAAAAGATGCTGCTCGTCCATGGACACTACTACTACATACGCATCTCAGAGCTTGTGCAATACTTCTTCTACAAG aatgtgtgtttcatcttcccccagttcctCTACCAGTTCTTCTGTGGCTTCTCTCAACAA CCGCTGTACGATACAGCCTACTTGACTCTGTACAACATCAGCTTCACGTCGCTGCCCATCCTGCTCTACAGTCTTATGGAGCAGCACATTAATATGGACATCCTGAAGAAGGATCCCTCTCTCTATAG AGATATTGCGAAGAACTCTTTGTTGAGGTGGCGCATCTTCATATATTGGACGGTCCTGGGTGTATACGATGCCATCGTGATGTTTTTCGGGGCTTACTTCCTGTTTGACAACACCACGTTCACCAGCAACGGACAG CTAATGACAAGCAACACACAGATG ATGTTTGGAAACTGGACGTTTGGGACGCTGGTCTTCACTGTGCTCGTCTTCACTGTTACATTCAAG TTGGTTCTGGACACGCATTACTGGACATGGATCAACCATTTTGTCATCTGGGGCTCACTGGTCTTCTTTGTGGTCTTCTCTCTCTTGTGGGGTGGAATTATCTG GCCTTTCCTCAACTACCAGAGGATGTATTACGTGTTCATGCAGATGCTGTCCAGCGGTCCAGCCTGGCTCAGTATAATCCTGCTGATAACAGCCAGTCTGCTGCCAGATGTGGTGAAGAAAGTGATCTGCAGGGCTCTGTGGCCCACCACGACTGAACGCATACAG AATGCTGACAAACTCTACAAGGGCCAGCTGTCGGAGTTCACCCCTCTGGCGTCTCTCCACGCCCCACCCAAGGCTGGCAGGCACCGGCGAGGCTCAGAAAACCAAAGGAACGAGCTGAACCCCCGAAGGTCTGAACCCTTTAACAAGAAAGTCATGTTCACACGCTGGCAAAGAACGCCAGACTACAGCACCTTCAGTCCCCTCCTCCGATTTGCGGATGGCTCCTGCCGCTATATCCCGGCGAATGCCTACAGCGAGGCAGGGCCTGAGACCTCAGtctaa